One genomic window of Actinoplanes lobatus includes the following:
- a CDS encoding DUF6082 family protein, with the protein MLIPHLTVKLGIDDDGGIVIKIHGRRPRRNLAIILMAFLLLAGFMMSPFLLGYIGAHSPETWNHLSDVGQSYGFASAFLSAIALLVVSVSVSMQARQYGLMQHQILRSMQAEVLNLAMTNADPLMACYGAASVEDSRKLQQWLFLTYRARYWLLMYEAGEISEDDLRIEYAPEIYGNTVAREWWSFARIIWVQSRTSAGMRTVGRIFDEELARFADNDGVQDVPVTELHRIRVHCEQEATPTDGAVASS; encoded by the coding sequence GTGTTGATTCCACACCTTACCGTGAAGTTAGGTATCGATGATGATGGAGGCATCGTGATCAAAATTCACGGTCGGCGGCCCAGACGGAACCTAGCGATCATCCTCATGGCATTTTTGCTTTTAGCGGGCTTCATGATGTCACCCTTCCTGTTGGGGTACATCGGAGCCCACTCGCCGGAAACCTGGAACCATCTCAGCGATGTCGGCCAGTCCTACGGATTCGCATCGGCCTTTCTCTCGGCGATCGCCCTGCTCGTGGTCTCCGTGTCCGTTTCCATGCAAGCCCGGCAGTACGGCCTGATGCAGCATCAGATTCTCCGGTCCATGCAGGCCGAGGTCCTGAACCTAGCCATGACGAACGCGGACCCTCTGATGGCGTGTTATGGGGCTGCCTCGGTTGAGGATTCCCGAAAATTGCAGCAGTGGCTGTTCCTCACCTACCGAGCCAGGTATTGGCTGCTTATGTACGAGGCCGGCGAGATTTCCGAGGACGATTTGAGGATAGAATACGCCCCAGAGATCTACGGTAACACGGTCGCTCGCGAGTGGTGGTCATTCGCGAGGATCATCTGGGTCCAGTCGCGCACTTCCGCAGGTATGCGGACAGTCGGTCGTATTTTCGATGAAGAACTGGCCCGTTTTGCGGACAACGATGGTGTGCAGGACGTGCCGGTCACTGAATTGCACCGGATCCGCGTACATTGTGAGCAGGAGGCCACGCCCACCGATGGTGCCGTTGCGTCGTCCTGA
- a CDS encoding IS701 family transposase has translation MAESHSVEPAQWRRTIDLVIDSFAGRFCRVEPRRAAGGFVTGLLADLEIKTCWQVAEQAGHARPDAMQRLLYRAKWDADAVRDDVRQVVVDRLGDPDGVLVVDETGDLKKGVHSVGVQRQYTGTAGRIENAQVGVFLAYASRHGHALIDRRIYLPKSWTDDRGRCEQAGIPEKITFATRSELADDMITAAVNALVPARWVAADEAYGNNTRLRSELRELRLGYVLAVSCDHLVPIDSGKIRCRADRLAADLPATGWTRRSAGEGSKGPRFYDWAWLADVGADGDPDDDGRHSLLIRRNNTTGELAFYRCWAPGPVTLAQLVRVAGVRWIVEESFQAGKGQVGLDQHQVRRWTSWHRFTTLALAALAVLAICTADARSADRPAQPDMIDLTVNEIRRLINVLLIRPTRSIAYRLRWSHWRRRHQARARRAHYARRLTLELQP, from the coding sequence GTGGCCGAGAGCCACAGCGTAGAGCCTGCCCAGTGGCGACGAACCATCGACCTGGTCATCGACTCGTTCGCCGGCCGGTTCTGCCGGGTAGAGCCTCGCCGGGCGGCGGGCGGGTTCGTCACCGGACTGCTCGCCGACCTGGAGATTAAGACCTGCTGGCAGGTCGCTGAGCAGGCCGGACATGCCCGGCCGGATGCGATGCAAAGGTTGCTCTACCGGGCCAAGTGGGACGCCGACGCGGTGCGTGACGACGTGCGTCAGGTCGTCGTCGACCGGCTCGGTGACCCCGACGGTGTCCTCGTCGTCGACGAGACCGGCGATCTGAAGAAGGGCGTGCACTCGGTCGGTGTCCAGCGTCAATACACCGGAACCGCTGGGCGGATCGAGAACGCGCAGGTCGGAGTGTTCCTGGCCTATGCGAGCAGACACGGTCACGCCCTGATCGACCGCAGGATCTACTTGCCGAAGTCCTGGACCGACGACCGCGGGCGGTGCGAGCAGGCCGGGATCCCGGAAAAGATCACGTTCGCCACCAGGTCCGAGCTGGCCGACGACATGATCACCGCCGCCGTGAATGCCCTGGTCCCGGCCCGGTGGGTCGCCGCGGACGAGGCGTACGGCAACAACACCCGACTCCGCAGTGAGCTGCGCGAACTCCGCCTTGGTTACGTCCTGGCGGTCTCCTGCGATCACCTCGTGCCGATCGACAGCGGGAAAATCCGCTGCCGCGCTGACCGGCTGGCTGCCGATCTGCCCGCCACCGGCTGGACCCGGCGCAGCGCCGGCGAGGGCTCGAAAGGCCCACGGTTCTACGACTGGGCCTGGCTGGCCGACGTCGGCGCTGACGGTGATCCCGACGACGACGGCCGGCACAGCCTGCTGATCCGCCGCAACAACACCACCGGTGAGCTGGCCTTCTACCGCTGCTGGGCACCGGGCCCGGTCACACTCGCCCAGCTGGTCCGCGTGGCCGGAGTTCGGTGGATCGTGGAAGAGAGTTTTCAGGCCGGAAAAGGGCAGGTCGGGCTGGACCAGCACCAGGTCCGCCGCTGGACGTCCTGGCACCGGTTCACCACCCTTGCCCTGGCAGCGCTCGCGGTCCTCGCGATCTGTACCGCCGACGCCCGATCGGCGGACCGTCCCGCTCAGCCCGACATGATCGACCTGACCGTCAACGAGATCCGCCGCCTGATCAACGTCCTACTGATTCGGCCGACGCGCAGCATCGCCTACCGTTTGCGCTGGTCACATTGGCGACGCCGCCACCAAGCACGAGCCAGACGAGCTCACTACGCCCGCCGCCTCACCCTCGAACTCCAGCCATGA
- a CDS encoding maleylpyruvate isomerase N-terminal domain-containing protein: MIISVLTALDAECDAFVRALRALPRGAWERPTRCEPWTVRDVVGHVITVLGRVPVMVAADAPATAEVSTTGYYRADDRFGAETNAERVRAAQAVTGDLPTRLADVAAQVRAACSPEPGDRLVRTRHGDAMLLGDFLLTRIVEAGIHGLDVADAAGVPPWLTGPAGEKVLGMLFGPPWRESVAALGRDPLTVIRKATGRAPVTPTEQDRLDAAGLRRLALG, from the coding sequence ATGATCATCTCGGTGCTGACGGCGCTGGACGCCGAGTGCGACGCCTTCGTACGGGCGTTGCGTGCCCTTCCACGCGGGGCGTGGGAGCGGCCCACCCGCTGCGAACCCTGGACCGTCCGCGACGTCGTCGGGCATGTGATCACGGTGCTCGGCCGCGTGCCGGTGATGGTCGCCGCGGACGCGCCCGCGACCGCCGAGGTGAGCACGACCGGCTACTACCGCGCCGACGACCGCTTCGGCGCCGAGACCAACGCCGAGCGGGTACGCGCCGCCCAGGCCGTCACCGGCGACCTTCCCACCCGCCTCGCCGACGTCGCCGCGCAGGTGCGCGCCGCCTGTTCTCCCGAACCCGGCGACCGGCTCGTGCGAACCCGCCACGGTGACGCGATGCTGCTCGGCGACTTCCTGCTCACCCGGATCGTGGAGGCAGGCATCCACGGACTCGACGTGGCCGACGCCGCCGGCGTGCCGCCGTGGCTCACCGGCCCGGCGGGGGAGAAGGTGCTCGGCATGCTGTTCGGCCCACCCTGGCGTGAGTCGGTCGCCGCCCTCGGCCGGGACCCGCTCACGGTGATCCGCAAGGCCACCGGCCGCGCCCCGGTCACTCCCACCGAACAGGACCGGCTCGACGCGGCCGGCCTGCGCCGGTTGGCTCTGGGCTGA
- a CDS encoding helix-turn-helix domain-containing protein gives MSGSSDPSGQATDEPVGVVLARLRKSKRIPGQALGERVGMSQAKISRLETGAVAAEPADVRLLAEELGLPPDEVDQLVTRAEHADNRLTDWRPAHLGLAERQRDLRQLEVSTMEHRVFQPAVVPGLLQTSEYARAVMSDLHTELDDARVADSAVAVSEAVTARMHRNQILLLPDRAFVFLITEAVLRNRIGSPAEMIAQIGRIREVAAYPNVTLRLVPDDAEWPIAPYHGFYLADDRCVLVDLFTTSMVSRGRRIVRSYRRVFDSIERVATTDVEPALDRYQTHYARMLLNAE, from the coding sequence ATGAGCGGCTCGTCCGACCCCTCGGGCCAGGCCACCGACGAACCCGTCGGCGTCGTCCTCGCCCGGTTGCGCAAGAGCAAGCGGATCCCCGGCCAGGCCCTCGGCGAACGCGTCGGGATGAGCCAGGCCAAGATCTCCCGGCTGGAGACCGGCGCCGTCGCCGCCGAACCCGCCGACGTACGCCTGCTCGCCGAGGAGCTCGGCCTCCCGCCCGACGAGGTCGACCAGCTCGTCACCCGCGCCGAACACGCCGACAACCGGCTCACCGACTGGCGGCCCGCCCACCTCGGCCTCGCCGAACGCCAGCGCGACCTGCGCCAGCTCGAGGTCTCCACCATGGAACACCGCGTCTTCCAGCCCGCGGTCGTGCCCGGCCTGCTCCAGACCAGCGAGTACGCCCGGGCCGTCATGTCCGACCTGCACACCGAGCTGGACGACGCCCGGGTCGCCGACTCCGCGGTCGCGGTCTCCGAGGCGGTCACCGCCCGCATGCACCGCAACCAGATCCTGCTCCTGCCGGACCGCGCCTTCGTCTTCCTGATCACCGAAGCGGTCCTGCGCAACCGGATCGGCAGCCCCGCCGAGATGATCGCCCAGATCGGCCGAATCCGCGAGGTCGCCGCCTACCCGAACGTGACCCTGCGGCTCGTCCCCGACGACGCCGAGTGGCCCATCGCGCCCTACCACGGCTTCTACCTCGCCGACGACCGCTGCGTCCTGGTCGACCTCTTCACCACCAGCATGGTCTCCCGCGGCCGCCGCATCGTCCGCAGCTACCGCCGGGTCTTCGACTCCATCGAGCGGGTCGCCACCACCGACGTCGAGCCCGCCCTGGACCGCTACCAGACCCACTACGCCCGCATGCTGCTCAACGCCGAGTGA